One stretch of Glycine soja cultivar W05 chromosome 7, ASM419377v2, whole genome shotgun sequence DNA includes these proteins:
- the LOC114419596 gene encoding transcription factor VOZ1-like has translation MKKVPKNSCKSASHRLFKDKAKNRVDDLQLMFLDLQFARKESRTVDAVVLEEQVHQMLREWKAELNEPSPASSLQQGGSLGSFSTDICRLLQLCEEEDDASSPLAAPKPEPNDQTLQAGGKVMFQEGQQQHYFPLVDECKHSTSSVQNVAANNPDGHALEYHQFDLHQDYDHGLYTGFNGTGYCEEDAIPHISSYLPSICPPPSAFLGPKCALWDCPRPAQGLDWCQDYCSSFHAALALNEGPPGMAPVLRPGGIGLKDNLLFAALSAKAQGKDVGIPECEGAATAKSPWNAPELFDLSVLEGETIREWLFFDKPRRAFESGNRKQRSLPDYSGRGWHESRKQVMNEFGGLKRSYYMDPQPLNHFEWHLYEYEISKCDACALYRLELKLVDGKKNSKTKAANDSVADLQKQMGRLSAEFPHDNKRAAKGRAKINAKVGIGGVYPASHRVTPLNGTYEYGLAAPYDYLVDNMGDYYGT, from the exons ATGAAGAAGGTTCCCAAGAACAGCTGCAAGTCTGCATCACACAGGCTCTTTAAGGACAAGGCAAAGAACCGTGTGGATGACTTGCAGCTGATGTTCCTGGATCTGCAGTTTGCTAGGAAGGAGAGCCGCACGGTTGATGCCGTGGTGCTTGAGGAGCAAGTCCATCAAATGCTTCGCGAGTGGAAGGCCGAGCTCAATGAGCCCTCGCCTGCTTCTTCGTTGCAGCAA GGTGGCAGTCTTGGGTCATTCTCCACCGATATCTGTCGGCTTTTGCAGCTTTGTGAGGAGGAAGATGATGCCTCTAGTCCATTAGCTGCTCCTAAGCCTGAACCTAATGATCAGACTCTGCAGGCTGGGGGTAAGGTCATGTTCCAAGAG GGCCAACAGCAACATTATTTCCCATTGGTTGATGAGTGCAAACACTCCACCTCAAGTGTTCAAAATGTGGCAGCTAACAACCCAGATGGACATGCTTTAGAATATCATCAGTTTGATTTACATCAGGACTATGATCATGGCTTGTATACTGGTTTTAATGGTACAGGTTATTGTGAGGAGGATGCGATTCCTCATATATCTAGCTACCTACCAAGTATCTGCCCTCCTCCTTCTGCTTTCTTAGGCCCAAAATGTGCACTTTGGGACTGTCCAAGGCCTGCGCAAGGGTTGGACTGGTGCCAAGACTATTGCAGTAGCTTTCATGCTGCCCTAGCTTTGAATGAAGGGCCACCAGGCATGGCCCCTGTTCTACGACCTGGGGGCATTGGTTTGAAGGATAATTTACTTTTTGCTGCTCTTAGTGCAAAGGCACAAGGAAAGGATGTTGGCATCCCAGAATGTGAGGGAGCTGCAACTGCAAAGTCTCCATGGAACGCACCTG AGCTCTTTGATCTGTCTGTTCTTGAGGGCGAGACTATTAGGGAGTGGCTCTTCTTCGATAAGCCTCGAAGAGCATTTGAGAGTGGAAACAGAAAGCAAAGGTCATTGCCAGATTATAGTGGACGTGGTTGGCATGAATCCAGAAAGCAAGTGATGAATGAATTTGGAGGGCTGAAGAGGTCCTATTATATGGATCCACAGCCACTGAACCATTTTGAGTGGCACCTTTATGAGTATGAGATTAGCAAGTGTGATGCATGTGCCTTGTACCGATTGGAACTGAAGCTAGTTGATGGTAAGAAGAACTCCAAGACAAAGGCAGCAAATGATTCAGTTGCTGATCTGCAGAAGCAGATGGGAAGGCTCTCTGCTGAGTTTCCACATGACAACAAAAGGGCTGCCAAAGGCAGAGCCAAAATTAATGCCAAAGTTGGCATAGGTGGTGTCTATCCAGCTTCACACAGAGTGACTCCACTGAATGGAACATACGAGTATGGGTTAGCTGCACCATATGACTATCTTGTCGACAACATGGGTGACTACTATGGGACATGA